One window from the genome of Chloroflexaceae bacterium encodes:
- a CDS encoding N-acetylmuramoyl-L-alanine amidase yields the protein MRNSPQRHPARRPWLRPWQLLSLAVLLACLSFCGVPIAQAPLVPHTPPEPATATAVAAPTVGLAPETAPIVTLDPAAPRRIGLQAGHWRIEEHPDEQASLRRFSGAYYRGYDEWELNIIIARQTMERLEDAGVTVDLLPAMVPPGYLADGFVSIHVDGATGAQAATRRGWKLATPFRASAASLALAEEMSAAYPRITGLPEDPHGPSYDMRAYYAFAYYRYHHSIAPETPAVILEAGFMTHPADRELLFGRPDLIAEGIARGVLDYLAGYDPADAAARAPAGRTLLRPAREGAPLYARPDEQSAIECLLARHERLAPMADTSGWVLVFTRGGNWDLGWVRSVDVEDTGEPLAPRP from the coding sequence ATGCGCAACAGCCCTCAGCGTCACCCTGCCCGACGGCCATGGCTACGCCCATGGCAGTTGCTGAGTCTCGCGGTCTTGCTCGCCTGTTTGAGTTTCTGCGGCGTGCCCATCGCCCAGGCGCCGCTGGTTCCTCATACGCCGCCAGAACCGGCCACGGCGACAGCAGTCGCCGCGCCGACGGTCGGACTCGCGCCTGAAACGGCGCCAATCGTCACGCTCGATCCTGCCGCGCCACGCCGTATTGGCCTCCAGGCAGGCCACTGGCGTATCGAGGAGCATCCCGACGAGCAGGCCAGTCTGCGCCGCTTCTCCGGGGCCTACTACCGCGGTTACGACGAGTGGGAACTCAACATCATTATCGCCAGGCAGACCATGGAGCGCCTCGAGGACGCCGGGGTGACGGTTGATCTGCTTCCCGCTATGGTGCCGCCGGGCTATCTGGCCGACGGTTTCGTGTCCATTCACGTAGATGGCGCCACCGGCGCGCAGGCGGCCACCCGGCGCGGCTGGAAGCTCGCCACGCCGTTTCGCGCCTCGGCCGCGTCACTCGCCCTGGCCGAGGAGATGAGCGCCGCCTATCCTCGGATCACCGGCTTGCCTGAGGACCCCCATGGCCCTTCCTACGACATGCGCGCCTACTATGCCTTCGCTTACTACCGCTACCATCACAGCATCGCGCCGGAAACGCCGGCCGTAATCCTCGAAGCCGGTTTTATGACCCATCCAGCGGATCGCGAACTGCTCTTCGGACGGCCCGACCTGATCGCCGAGGGTATTGCCCGGGGCGTCCTGGACTACCTCGCGGGCTACGATCCGGCTGACGCGGCGGCGCGCGCGCCAGCGGGACGCACGCTGCTCCGGCCTGCACGCGAAGGCGCGCCCCTCTACGCTCGACCCGACGAGCAGAGCGCCATAGAATGTCTCCTGGCCCGCCATGAGCGGCTGGCGCCCATGGCCGACACCAGCGGCTGGGTGCTGGTCTTTACCCGCGGCGGGAACTGGGATCTGGGATGGGTGCGGAGTGTTGATGTCGAAGACACCGGCGAGCCGCTGGCGCCACGACCTTGA
- the rho gene encoding transcription termination factor Rho, protein MARTSKKNAATEGAAAQNGAATQNNNGAAVENVQPPESAATALGSGILEIGSEGFGFLRGPRLLPGPDDVYVAQSQIRRFGLRTGDHITGRVRPPREGERYPSLLWVEKVNDVPTEEAQKRPVFERLTPVHPFQQLVLATEPNILSTRLVDLIAPIGRGQRGLIVAPPKAGKTMLLKAIANGITTNNPDVQLIVLLIGERPEEVTDMRRSVKGEVIAATFDEPVEDHIKVAELTLERARRQVEHGRHVAILMDSITRLARAYNIAMPSSGRTLSGGIDPAALYPPKRFFGSARAIEEGGSLTIIATCLIDTGSKMDDVIFEEFKGTGNMELNLDRRLAEKRIFPAIDIQRSSTRREELLLDATTLRQTYALRRMVSMVGENEGTELMLARMAKTRSNAEFLATLGK, encoded by the coding sequence ATGGCACGTACATCAAAGAAAAACGCCGCCACCGAAGGCGCCGCCGCTCAGAATGGCGCGGCGACCCAGAATAATAATGGCGCGGCGGTTGAAAATGTCCAACCCCCTGAGAGCGCCGCAACCGCGCTCGGCAGCGGCATCCTGGAGATCGGCTCCGAAGGCTTCGGCTTCCTGCGCGGCCCGCGTCTCCTGCCCGGTCCCGATGACGTCTATGTGGCGCAGTCGCAGATCCGGCGCTTCGGCCTCCGCACCGGCGATCATATCACCGGGCGCGTGCGCCCGCCGCGCGAAGGCGAACGCTATCCCTCGCTCCTCTGGGTCGAGAAGGTCAATGACGTTCCCACGGAAGAGGCCCAGAAACGCCCCGTCTTTGAACGCCTGACCCCCGTCCACCCGTTCCAACAACTGGTGCTGGCAACCGAACCGAATATCCTCTCCACGCGCCTGGTTGACTTGATCGCCCCGATTGGGCGCGGGCAGCGCGGGCTGATCGTCGCCCCGCCCAAGGCCGGCAAGACGATGCTGCTCAAGGCGATTGCCAATGGGATTACTACCAACAACCCCGATGTCCAGTTGATCGTCCTGCTCATCGGCGAGCGCCCTGAGGAAGTGACTGATATGCGCCGCTCGGTCAAGGGCGAGGTGATTGCCGCCACCTTCGATGAGCCGGTCGAGGATCATATCAAGGTCGCTGAATTGACCCTCGAACGCGCCCGCCGCCAGGTGGAGCACGGTCGCCACGTGGCTATCCTGATGGATTCGATCACCCGCCTCGCCCGCGCCTACAATATCGCTATGCCTTCTTCGGGCCGCACCCTCTCCGGTGGCATCGACCCCGCCGCGCTCTATCCGCCCAAGCGCTTCTTCGGATCGGCCCGCGCCATCGAGGAGGGCGGTTCGTTGACCATCATCGCCACCTGTCTGATTGATACCGGCAGCAAAATGGACGATGTGATCTTCGAGGAGTTCAAGGGCACCGGCAATATGGAGCTTAACCTCGACCGCAGACTGGCCGAGAAGCGGATCTTCCCCGCGATTGACATTCAGCGCTCCAGCACCCGCCGTGAAGAATTGCTCCTTGATGCAACCACCCTGCGCCAGACGTATGCGCTGCGGCGCATGGTCAGCATGGTTGGCGAAAACGAGGGCACCGAACTGATGCTTGCGCGTATGGCGAAGACCAGGAGTAACGCCGAGTTCCTCGCTACTCTGGGGAAGTGA
- a CDS encoding DNA-directed RNA polymerase subunit alpha, with the protein MPKSELLVAQPRVHLIAAGVNYGRFAIEPLQVGHAGPLGNALRRVLLSSIPGAAITRIKIGGVIHEFSTIPGVLEDGTQLVLNIKGIRLRSYSERAVTMQLIKRGPGPVYARDIDAPSTVEIVNPDHYLCTIDDDSVLEMQLTAERGRGTSLADNNSGLNIGEIAVDALFNPVPQVNFLVERIGGEEAQALERLVIEIWTDGTIKPGDALGHAAQVLSQHFGRIAAFDQPEPVAELPTSTGRSIPPDVYNRTIDELGLSTRTYNSLRRADITTIGRLLELDERALQSIRNLGPKGVEEIRTHLARAGYLEGGEKSSLPEGDDSASDELLPDSTESAMA; encoded by the coding sequence ATGCCAAAATCGGAGTTACTGGTCGCCCAGCCGCGTGTCCACCTGATCGCAGCGGGCGTCAACTATGGCCGGTTTGCCATCGAGCCGCTGCAGGTCGGGCATGCCGGGCCGCTGGGAAACGCCCTGCGACGGGTGTTGTTATCCTCCATTCCCGGCGCGGCGATTACTCGCATCAAAATCGGCGGGGTGATTCACGAGTTCTCGACCATCCCCGGCGTGCTTGAAGATGGCACGCAACTGGTCCTGAACATTAAGGGCATCCGCCTGCGTTCGTACTCCGAGCGCGCTGTAACGATGCAGTTGATCAAGCGCGGCCCCGGCCCGGTGTATGCCCGCGATATTGATGCCCCCAGCACGGTTGAGATTGTCAATCCGGATCATTACCTCTGCACAATCGACGACGACTCGGTGCTGGAAATGCAACTCACTGCCGAGCGCGGACGCGGCACCAGTCTGGCCGATAACAATAGCGGCCTGAACATCGGTGAGATTGCCGTAGACGCGCTCTTCAATCCCGTCCCGCAGGTGAACTTTCTCGTCGAGCGCATCGGAGGCGAGGAAGCTCAGGCGCTTGAACGCCTGGTCATCGAGATCTGGACCGATGGGACGATCAAACCCGGCGACGCGCTGGGTCACGCCGCGCAGGTGTTGAGCCAGCACTTCGGGCGCATCGCCGCCTTCGACCAGCCCGAACCGGTCGCCGAACTGCCTACATCCACCGGTCGCTCTATTCCTCCTGATGTCTATAATCGCACGATTGATGAACTGGGGCTAAGCACGCGCACCTACAACAGTCTGCGACGCGCCGATATCACGACCATCGGGCGGCTGCTCGAACTCGATGAGCGCGCGTTGCAGAGCATCCGCAACCTTGGCCCCAAGGGAGTAGAGGAGATCCGCACGCACCTCGCCAGGGCCGGCTATCTCGAAGGCGGTGAAAAGTCATCCCTGCCCGAAGGTGATGACTCCGCCAGCGACGAACTGCTGCCCGACAGCACTGAGTCCGCTATGGCCTGA
- a CDS encoding cation-translocating P-type ATPase translates to MAETIELPICGMDCAECAAHVERAIAAVPGVEAVTVLLAAEKAIIRGDPGRVTPEALRAAVEAAGYQVPAAPAPHGRGEAGAALARRALMLFGLILGAVLFVVVVGEWLGLLETITARVPFWIGAGLVLLAGWPVFAGVIRAALRWQVTAHTLMSLGVLAALAVGEWATAAVVVFFMRVGDGVERFTAEQARRAVRRLDALAPQTARVEREGAEVELPIAAVQPGDVVVVRPGERIPVDGEVIAGQATINQAAITGEPMPVEAGPGVHVFAATIAEFGSLRVRATRVGEASTFGRVVRLVEEAEARRADVQRLADRFAAWLLPVVLTLAALTLLLRRDPLATAAVLVVACSCSFALATPVAVLAAIGGAARRGLLIKGGRYLEILARADVLLVDKTGTLTLGRPRITEVLALGERSEAEVLALAAAAERYSEHPLAEAVRVAAVERGLAIPAPQRFAALPGQGVRAEVNGVEVAVGNARLLPPGFSLPPTAQALAAAGRTLFVVVLDGVPAAVLAAADGERPEVARALAEARQAGIREIVILTGDSAPAAAALAERLGVGCRANLLPEDKIAIVREYQARGHRVVMVGDGINDAPALAQADVGVAMGVAGSDIALEAAHVALMRDDWTLLPEALRLARRTMRVVRFNLGFTVAYNLVGLSLAAAGLLPPVLAAAAQSLPDLGILVNSARLLRPRAPATPPSRTTELQPGAA, encoded by the coding sequence ATGGCCGAAACGATTGAACTCCCTATCTGCGGCATGGACTGCGCCGAATGCGCCGCGCACGTCGAGCGGGCCATCGCTGCGGTGCCCGGAGTCGAGGCAGTGACGGTGCTGCTGGCGGCGGAGAAGGCGATCATCCGCGGCGACCCCGGCCGGGTCACACCGGAGGCGTTGCGCGCGGCGGTAGAAGCGGCGGGGTACCAGGTCCCCGCCGCTCCGGCGCCGCATGGCCGCGGCGAGGCGGGCGCGGCCCTGGCTCGGCGCGCGCTGATGCTCTTCGGCCTGATCTTGGGGGCGGTGCTGTTCGTGGTGGTCGTGGGCGAGTGGCTGGGCCTGCTCGAAACGATCACCGCCAGGGTGCCGTTCTGGATCGGCGCCGGTCTGGTCCTGCTGGCCGGCTGGCCGGTCTTTGCCGGGGTGATCCGCGCGGCCCTGCGCTGGCAGGTGACCGCCCACACGCTCATGAGTCTGGGAGTGCTGGCGGCGCTGGCCGTGGGCGAATGGGCGACGGCGGCGGTGGTGGTGTTCTTCATGCGCGTCGGCGATGGCGTGGAGCGTTTTACCGCCGAACAGGCCCGACGGGCGGTGCGCCGGCTCGACGCCCTTGCGCCGCAAACCGCCCGCGTCGAACGCGAGGGCGCCGAGGTGGAACTGCCCATCGCCGCCGTGCAGCCCGGCGATGTAGTCGTGGTGCGGCCCGGCGAACGCATTCCTGTGGATGGCGAGGTCATCGCCGGCCAGGCGACCATTAACCAGGCGGCGATCACCGGCGAGCCTATGCCGGTCGAAGCCGGGCCAGGGGTGCATGTCTTCGCCGCCACCATCGCCGAGTTCGGCAGCCTGCGCGTGCGCGCGACCCGCGTGGGGGAGGCCAGCACCTTCGGCAGGGTCGTGCGCCTGGTCGAAGAGGCTGAGGCCCGGCGCGCCGACGTGCAACGCCTGGCCGACCGCTTCGCCGCCTGGCTGCTGCCGGTGGTCCTGACTCTGGCCGCGCTGACCCTGCTCCTGCGGCGCGACCCGCTGGCGACGGCGGCGGTGCTGGTGGTGGCCTGTTCGTGTTCTTTCGCCCTGGCCACCCCGGTGGCGGTGCTGGCGGCCATTGGCGGGGCCGCTCGCCGCGGCCTGCTGATTAAAGGCGGGCGTTACCTCGAGATCCTGGCCCGCGCCGATGTGCTGCTGGTGGACAAGACCGGCACCCTCACCCTGGGCCGGCCGCGCATCACCGAGGTGCTCGCCCTGGGCGAACGGTCGGAGGCCGAGGTCCTGGCGCTGGCTGCGGCCGCCGAACGCTACTCCGAGCACCCCCTCGCCGAAGCGGTGCGGGTGGCGGCGGTTGAGCGCGGCCTGGCCATCCCCGCGCCGCAACGGTTCGCGGCGCTCCCCGGCCAGGGCGTGCGCGCCGAGGTGAACGGCGTGGAGGTAGCGGTCGGCAATGCCCGGCTGCTGCCGCCCGGCTTCAGCCTGCCGCCCACGGCGCAGGCCCTGGCGGCCGCCGGACGGACGCTGTTCGTTGTCGTGCTAGACGGTGTACCGGCGGCCGTGCTGGCAGCCGCCGATGGCGAGCGCCCCGAAGTGGCCCGCGCCCTGGCCGAGGCGCGGCAGGCAGGCATCCGTGAGATCGTAATCCTGACCGGCGACAGCGCGCCCGCCGCCGCAGCGCTGGCCGAACGTCTCGGCGTCGGGTGCCGGGCCAACCTGCTGCCCGAGGACAAGATCGCCATCGTGCGCGAGTATCAGGCCCGCGGCCACCGGGTGGTGATGGTCGGCGACGGGATCAACGACGCCCCGGCGCTGGCCCAGGCCGACGTGGGTGTGGCTATGGGCGTGGCCGGCAGCGACATCGCCCTCGAAGCCGCCCACGTGGCGCTGATGCGCGATGACTGGACGCTCCTGCCCGAGGCGCTGCGCCTGGCCCGGCGCACGATGCGCGTGGTGCGCTTCAACCTTGGATTTACTGTGGCCTACAACCTGGTCGGATTGAGCCTGGCCGCCGCCGGTCTCCTGCCGCCGGTGCTGGCCGCCGCGGCCCAATCGCTGCCTGATCTGGGCATTCTGGTCAACTCGGCTCGCCTCCTGCGCCCCCGTGCTCCGGCCACGCCCCCTTCCCGGACCACGGAATTGCAGCCCGGCGCGGCGTAG
- a CDS encoding excinuclease ABC subunit UvrA, which produces MAKDRIVIKGAREHNLKGIDVEIPRDRLVVLTGVSGSGKSSLAFDTLYAEGQRRYVESLSAYARQFLGQMEKPRVDLIEGLSPAIAIEQKSASKNPRSTVGTVTEIYDYLRLLFARVGTQHCHQCGCPVASQTAEQMVQRVLTLPAGTRFMILAPLVSQRKGEYRDIFAEARAEGFVRVRVDGEIRGLDEEIRLNKKVRHTIEVVVDRLVMPERDALAEEAPATGQGMAAAGSGSVYEGFVTRLTDSIEQALRVGEGSVIISIQAQARAAPGEEHAAPAPEEWLMSESNTCLSCGISFPELTPQMFSFNSPQGACPQCTGLGTRLEVDPDLLVPNGDLSIHEGAVTYWGEMRKKSDSWGYKALVAIAAHYGFSLDTPWNQLTPRQREAIIYGSGQERIRFFWSNEHGGRGEFHRPWEGLAAEIRRRFLQTGSDAAREYYLQFMSEQPCPACRGARLRPESLAVRVAGASIHEVCERNVTEALEWVMSLSAGPLTETQVQIVADVLKEIRERLGFLNNVGLHYLTLARPAPTLSGGEAQRIRLASQIGSGLVGVMYILDEPSIGLHQRDNRKLLDSLLRLRDLGNTLVVVEHDLETMQAADWIIDFGPGAGVKGGEVVAAGPPETIAAHPTSLTGQYLSGRLEIPVPARRRRPLPVSAIAERQPAPLLRRTRRAPSAPAPSDQEAWLEIEGATLNNLRDVSARFPLGCFVAVTGVSGSGKSSLITETLYPALANRLNKAQLKPGPYRALRGIEHLDKVIDIDQQPIGRTPRSNPATYVKLFDLLRDLFASTPEARLRGYSPGRFSFNVRGGRCEACEGNGEIKIDMQFLADVWVRCNECKGKRYNRETLQVKYKGKSIADVLDMDVQTALEFFDNVPRVRRILQTLHDVGLDYIKLGQPATTLSGGEAQRVKLARELARVATGRTIYILDEPTTGLHFADVQNLLRVLHRLVDAGNTVIVIEHNLDVIKTADWVIDLGPEGGDGGGYIVAEGAPEEVAMVEASHTGRFLREILQAETRRAAAD; this is translated from the coding sequence ATGGCGAAGGACAGGATCGTTATCAAGGGCGCCCGTGAGCATAACCTCAAGGGGATTGACGTTGAGATCCCCCGCGACCGGCTGGTGGTGCTTACCGGCGTCAGCGGTTCGGGCAAGAGTTCCCTGGCCTTCGATACGCTCTATGCCGAGGGGCAACGCCGCTACGTCGAGAGCCTCTCGGCCTACGCCCGACAGTTCCTCGGCCAGATGGAGAAGCCCCGCGTTGACCTCATCGAGGGTCTGTCCCCGGCCATCGCCATCGAGCAGAAGAGCGCCAGCAAGAACCCTCGCTCCACCGTGGGCACGGTGACCGAGATTTACGATTACCTGCGCCTGCTCTTCGCCCGAGTCGGCACGCAGCACTGCCACCAGTGCGGCTGCCCGGTCGCTTCGCAGACCGCCGAGCAGATGGTCCAGCGCGTGCTGACCCTCCCGGCGGGGACGCGCTTTATGATCCTCGCTCCGCTCGTCTCCCAGCGCAAGGGCGAGTATCGCGACATCTTCGCCGAGGCCCGCGCCGAGGGCTTCGTGCGCGTGCGGGTGGACGGCGAGATCCGCGGGCTTGACGAGGAGATCCGGCTCAATAAGAAGGTCAGGCACACCATCGAAGTGGTCGTTGATCGTCTGGTGATGCCGGAACGTGACGCGCTCGCAGAGGAGGCCCCCGCGACCGGCCAGGGGATGGCGGCGGCCGGGTCGGGCAGCGTCTACGAGGGCTTCGTGACCCGGCTCACCGACAGCATCGAGCAGGCCCTGCGCGTGGGCGAGGGTAGCGTCATCATCAGCATCCAAGCGCAAGCCCGCGCGGCGCCGGGAGAGGAGCACGCTGCTCCCGCTCCAGAAGAGTGGCTGATGAGCGAGAGCAATACCTGCCTGAGTTGTGGCATCTCCTTCCCCGAACTGACCCCCCAGATGTTCTCGTTTAACTCGCCCCAGGGCGCCTGCCCCCAGTGCACCGGCCTGGGCACGCGCCTGGAGGTGGACCCCGACCTGCTCGTGCCTAATGGCGACCTGTCCATCCACGAGGGCGCGGTGACCTACTGGGGCGAAATGCGCAAGAAGAGCGACTCGTGGGGCTACAAGGCCCTCGTCGCCATCGCCGCGCACTACGGCTTCAGCCTCGACACCCCCTGGAACCAGTTGACGCCGCGGCAGCGCGAGGCCATCATCTACGGCAGCGGTCAGGAGCGCATCCGCTTCTTCTGGTCAAACGAGCACGGCGGCCGCGGCGAGTTCCATCGGCCCTGGGAGGGCCTGGCCGCCGAGATCCGCCGCCGCTTCTTGCAGACCGGCAGCGATGCCGCCCGCGAGTACTACCTCCAGTTCATGAGCGAGCAGCCCTGCCCGGCCTGCCGCGGCGCGCGCCTGCGCCCCGAAAGCCTTGCCGTGCGCGTGGCCGGGGCCAGCATCCACGAAGTCTGCGAACGCAACGTCACCGAGGCCCTGGAATGGGTCATGAGCCTTAGCGCCGGGCCGCTCACCGAGACCCAGGTGCAGATCGTCGCTGATGTGTTGAAAGAGATCCGCGAACGCCTGGGTTTCCTCAACAACGTCGGCCTGCACTACCTGACCCTCGCTCGCCCCGCGCCGACCCTCTCTGGAGGCGAGGCCCAGCGCATTCGCCTGGCTTCGCAGATCGGTTCGGGCCTCGTCGGGGTCATGTACATTCTCGATGAGCCGAGCATTGGTCTCCACCAGCGCGACAATCGCAAGCTCCTCGACTCGCTGCTGCGCCTGCGCGACCTGGGGAACACCCTGGTAGTGGTCGAACACGATCTGGAGACGATGCAGGCCGCCGACTGGATCATTGATTTTGGCCCCGGCGCCGGGGTGAAAGGCGGCGAAGTGGTGGCGGCGGGGCCACCCGAAACGATCGCGGCCCATCCCACCTCACTGACCGGCCAGTACCTCAGCGGGCGCCTGGAGATCCCCGTGCCCGCGCGGCGGCGGCGGCCCCTCCCGGTCTCGGCCATCGCCGAACGCCAGCCTGCGCCCCTGCTGCGGCGCACCCGACGCGCCCCGTCCGCCCCGGCGCCTTCTGACCAGGAGGCCTGGCTGGAGATCGAAGGCGCGACCCTTAACAACCTGCGCGATGTCAGCGCCCGCTTCCCCCTGGGCTGCTTCGTGGCCGTCACCGGGGTGTCAGGATCGGGCAAGTCATCCCTCATCACCGAAACACTCTACCCGGCCCTGGCCAATCGCCTCAACAAGGCCCAGCTCAAGCCCGGCCCCTACCGCGCCCTGCGCGGCATCGAGCACCTCGATAAAGTGATTGACATTGACCAGCAGCCGATCGGGCGCACGCCGCGCTCGAATCCTGCTACTTATGTAAAGTTATTCGACCTGCTGCGCGACCTGTTCGCCAGCACCCCCGAGGCGCGCCTGCGCGGCTACTCGCCGGGGCGCTTCTCCTTCAACGTTCGGGGCGGTCGCTGCGAGGCGTGCGAGGGCAACGGCGAAATTAAAATTGACATGCAGTTCCTGGCCGATGTGTGGGTGCGCTGCAACGAGTGCAAGGGCAAGCGCTACAATCGCGAGACCCTGCAGGTCAAATACAAGGGCAAGTCCATCGCCGACGTGCTGGATATGGACGTGCAGACGGCCCTGGAGTTCTTCGACAACGTGCCGCGGGTGCGGCGCATCCTGCAGACGCTCCACGACGTGGGCCTGGACTATATCAAGCTCGGCCAGCCGGCCACGACGCTCTCCGGCGGCGAGGCCCAGCGAGTGAAGCTGGCCAGGGAACTGGCGCGGGTGGCCACGGGACGCACGATCTACATCCTCGATGAGCCAACCACCGGCCTGCACTTCGCCGATGTGCAGAACCTGCTGCGGGTGCTGCATCGCCTGGTGGACGCGGGCAATACGGTCATCGTGATCGAGCACAACCTGGACGTGATCAAAACTGCCGACTGGGTGATTGACCTGGGGCCGGAGGGCGGCGATGGCGGCGGCTACATTGTGGCGGAGGGTGCGCCCGAAGAGGTGGCCATGGTCGAGGCCTCGCACACCGGCCGCTTCCTGCGCGAGATCCTGCAGGCCGAGACCCGCCGCGCTGCGGCTGATTAA
- a CDS encoding SDR family NAD(P)-dependent oxidoreductase, whose translation MGELTGKVALVTGGGRGIGRAVALALAGAGAAVAVTGRHPGSLEETVAAIGAAGGRAMALTGDTGDPEAVRAAFAATRAAFGPVGILVVNAGVTASMKLTDTPDALWEEIMRVNASGAFYCCKAAVPDMIAAGWGRIITIASIGGLRGMPYSAAYSASKHALIGLTRSLAGELARHGISVNAVCPGWTDTAMLEEAVANLMAKTGRTAEEARAALLAAGNQSRPVTPEEVAAVVLRLARPDSRENGEAIVVV comes from the coding sequence ATGGGGGAACTCACCGGCAAAGTGGCGCTGGTAACCGGCGGCGGGCGGGGGATCGGGCGCGCGGTGGCGCTGGCCCTGGCCGGGGCGGGGGCGGCGGTTGCGGTGACCGGGCGCCACCCCGGCAGCCTGGAGGAGACCGTAGCGGCGATCGGCGCCGCGGGCGGGCGGGCCATGGCCCTCACTGGCGACACCGGCGACCCGGAGGCGGTGCGGGCGGCCTTCGCGGCGACGCGGGCCGCCTTTGGCCCGGTCGGCATCCTCGTCGTCAACGCTGGCGTCACCGCAAGCATGAAGCTGACGGACACGCCCGACGCCCTCTGGGAGGAGATCATGCGCGTGAACGCCAGCGGGGCATTCTACTGCTGCAAAGCCGCGGTCCCGGATATGATCGCCGCCGGCTGGGGGCGCATCATCACCATCGCCTCCATTGGCGGGTTGCGGGGCATGCCCTACTCGGCGGCCTACAGCGCCTCCAAGCACGCCCTGATCGGCCTGACCCGCTCCCTGGCGGGCGAGCTGGCCCGTCACGGGATCAGCGTCAACGCCGTCTGTCCTGGCTGGACAGACACGGCCATGCTGGAGGAGGCGGTCGCCAACCTGATGGCGAAGACCGGCCGCACGGCGGAAGAGGCGCGGGCCGCGCTGCTGGCGGCGGGCAACCAGAGCCGCCCCGTCACGCCGGAGGAGGTGGCGGCGGTCGTGCTGCGCCTGGCCCGCCCGGACTCGCGGGAGAACGGCGAGGCGATTGTAGTGGTGTGA
- the serS gene encoding serine--tRNA ligase, translating to MLDIKLLRESPDYVKQQLARFAIDGSVVDRVLAFDERRRALLREVEDLKARRNAVSKAISRMQDEAERNAQIAAMREVGERISALDHEVVRVEEEQRATMLEIRNLPHPDVPDGSDDSDNPVVYQEGEPRTPPFAKPHWDLAEALGIINFEQGVKLAGSRFYVMRGLGARLQRATIQWLLDLHLRQGYEEIYTPFVVREHVLWGSGQLPKFRDNLYRDEESGLWLVPTAEVPITGVYADEILEAAQLPIYHVAYTPCFRKEQMSAGRDVRGIKRGHQFDKVEMYIFEKPEHSYAALEKLRRDAEECCRLLGLPFRTRLLCTGDLGFASAKTYDIEVWAPGQGEWLEVSSCSNVEAFQARRANLRYRPEPGAKPEFLHTLNGSGLGLPRTIIAIMENYQQEDGSIVVPEVLRPYMGGVEVIR from the coding sequence ATGTTAGACATCAAGCTACTGCGCGAAAGCCCTGATTATGTCAAGCAACAACTGGCCCGCTTCGCTATTGACGGGTCAGTTGTGGATCGGGTGCTGGCCTTCGATGAGCGCCGCCGCGCTCTGCTGCGCGAGGTGGAAGATCTGAAGGCCCGCCGCAACGCGGTCTCAAAGGCCATCAGCCGTATGCAGGACGAGGCCGAGCGGAACGCCCAGATCGCCGCGATGCGCGAGGTGGGCGAGCGCATCAGCGCCCTCGATCATGAGGTGGTGCGGGTCGAGGAGGAGCAGCGGGCGACAATGCTGGAGATCCGCAACCTGCCCCACCCTGATGTGCCCGATGGCAGCGACGACAGCGATAATCCGGTCGTCTACCAGGAGGGCGAGCCGCGCACGCCGCCCTTCGCGAAGCCCCACTGGGATCTGGCCGAAGCCCTGGGGATCATCAATTTCGAGCAGGGGGTGAAGCTGGCCGGGTCGCGCTTCTATGTCATGCGCGGGCTGGGGGCGCGTCTCCAGCGAGCTACCATTCAGTGGCTGCTCGACCTGCACCTGCGCCAGGGCTACGAAGAGATCTATACGCCCTTCGTGGTCAGAGAACACGTGCTCTGGGGTTCGGGTCAGTTGCCCAAGTTCCGCGACAATCTCTACCGCGACGAGGAGTCGGGTCTGTGGCTGGTGCCAACAGCGGAGGTGCCGATCACCGGGGTCTACGCCGACGAGATCCTGGAGGCTGCGCAGTTGCCGATCTACCATGTGGCCTATACGCCCTGCTTCCGCAAGGAGCAGATGAGCGCCGGGCGCGATGTGCGCGGCATCAAGCGCGGCCACCAGTTCGACAAGGTCGAAATGTACATTTTCGAGAAGCCCGAGCACAGCTATGCCGCCCTGGAGAAGCTGCGCCGCGACGCCGAGGAGTGTTGCCGGCTGCTCGGGCTGCCCTTCCGCACCCGCTTGCTCTGCACGGGCGACCTGGGGTTCGCATCGGCCAAGACCTACGACATCGAGGTCTGGGCGCCGGGACAGGGCGAGTGGCTGGAGGTTAGTTCGTGCTCAAATGTGGAAGCGTTCCAGGCCCGGCGCGCCAATCTGCGTTATCGCCCCGAACCGGGGGCGAAGCCGGAGTTTCTGCATACCCTCAACGGCTCTGGCCTGGGGCTGCCGCGCACCATTATCGCAATTATGGAAAATTACCAGCAGGAGGACGGCAGCATTGTCGTGCCTGAGGTGCTGCGGCCCTACATGGGCGGGGTTGAGGTGATCAGGTAA